The following are from one region of the Halosolutus amylolyticus genome:
- a CDS encoding phosphoadenosine phosphosulfate reductase family protein, whose product MTANFPEYIDVDYDDGDGEDPADYPHIQDKIEKAIEVTREGLESYENPAVMWTGGKDSTLTLYFIKEVADRFDLEVPPAVFIDHYQHFDEIHDFVDHWAEEWDLEVIYARNEDVGEYVDEHDLEPGDEIDISDLSEHNQHHVREILEYEEDTFPFLLDTYVGNHLLKTVALNDALEEYDIDGVISGVRWDEQEARADETFFSPRHDPDIYPPHDRIQPILQFDEAAVWEAFWNFVVPDTVEAFPEEGYVPESDDDLPEGVEQDDVPISPKYFAGFRSLGSEVSTEKSDQEPAWLQDLEGTTERAGRAQDKEDLMERLRDLGYM is encoded by the coding sequence ATGACAGCGAACTTCCCCGAGTACATCGACGTCGACTACGACGACGGCGACGGTGAGGATCCCGCTGACTATCCCCACATCCAGGACAAGATCGAGAAGGCGATCGAGGTCACCCGCGAGGGTCTCGAGTCCTACGAGAACCCGGCGGTCATGTGGACCGGCGGCAAGGACTCGACGCTCACGCTGTACTTCATCAAGGAGGTCGCCGATCGGTTCGACCTCGAGGTACCCCCCGCGGTCTTCATCGACCACTACCAGCACTTCGACGAGATCCACGACTTCGTCGACCACTGGGCCGAGGAGTGGGACCTCGAGGTCATCTACGCACGCAACGAGGACGTCGGCGAGTACGTCGACGAGCACGACCTCGAACCGGGCGACGAGATCGACATCTCGGACCTCTCCGAGCACAACCAGCACCACGTCCGAGAGATCTTAGAGTACGAGGAGGACACGTTCCCGTTCCTGCTCGACACCTACGTCGGCAACCACCTGCTGAAGACGGTCGCGCTCAACGACGCCCTGGAGGAGTACGACATCGACGGCGTCATCTCCGGCGTCCGCTGGGACGAGCAGGAGGCCCGCGCCGACGAGACGTTCTTCTCGCCGCGCCACGATCCGGACATCTACCCGCCACACGATCGCATCCAGCCCATCCTGCAGTTCGACGAGGCCGCAGTGTGGGAGGCGTTCTGGAACTTCGTCGTTCCGGACACCGTCGAGGCGTTCCCCGAGGAGGGTTACGTCCCCGAAAGCGACGACGACCTCCCGGAGGGCGTCGAACAGGACGACGTCCCGATCTCGCCGAAGTACTTCGCCGGCTTCCGATCGCTCGGCAGCGAAGTCAGCACCGAAAAGAGCGACCAGGAACCAGCCTGGCTGCAGGACCTCGAGGGAACCACCGAGCGCGCGGGCCGCGCCCAGGACAAAGAGGACCTGATGGAGCGCCTGCGCGACCTCGGCTACATGTAA
- the wecB gene encoding non-hydrolyzing UDP-N-acetylglucosamine 2-epimerase yields MQVCSIVGARPQFVKAAVVSRKLRTIGDEILVHTGQHYDEELSDVFFDELAIPDPDYNLGVRSGPHGEQTANMIAAIEPVVENHDPDVLLLYGDTNSTLAGAIVGSKCDVTVAHVEAGLRSDNRDMPEEINRILTDHAADCCFAPSKRAVANLAAEGVTEDVYWTGDVMYDAILEARDRAIENATILDDLGIDPGEFVLATVHREGNTDVRSNLAAILDGFADAPHPVVFPAHPRTVDRLEEYGLRERAEREFELLEPLGYLDFVRLLDAAERVATDSGGVQKEAFFVETPCVTLRNETEWTETVDSGWNVLVGPNADRIRTALTADRDPDSNVQPYGDGLASRRIVSALAQRVDDVDPETDVEPELSPVT; encoded by the coding sequence ATGCAGGTCTGTTCGATCGTCGGCGCGCGCCCGCAGTTCGTCAAGGCTGCGGTCGTCTCGCGGAAGCTCCGAACGATCGGGGACGAGATCCTCGTCCACACCGGCCAGCACTACGACGAGGAGCTGTCGGACGTCTTCTTCGATGAACTCGCCATTCCGGACCCGGACTACAATCTCGGCGTCAGGTCGGGTCCACACGGCGAACAGACGGCGAACATGATCGCGGCGATCGAACCCGTCGTCGAGAATCACGACCCCGACGTCCTGTTGCTCTACGGCGATACGAACTCGACCCTCGCGGGGGCGATCGTCGGGTCGAAGTGCGACGTCACCGTGGCCCACGTCGAGGCCGGGCTTCGAAGCGACAACCGGGACATGCCCGAGGAGATCAACCGGATCCTCACCGATCACGCCGCCGATTGCTGTTTCGCGCCGAGCAAGCGCGCCGTCGCGAACCTCGCCGCCGAGGGAGTCACGGAGGACGTCTACTGGACCGGCGACGTGATGTACGACGCGATCCTCGAGGCCCGCGATCGCGCGATCGAGAACGCGACGATTCTCGACGACCTCGGCATCGACCCCGGCGAGTTCGTCCTCGCGACCGTCCACCGGGAGGGGAACACCGACGTTCGATCGAACCTCGCGGCGATCCTCGACGGCTTCGCCGACGCGCCACACCCGGTCGTCTTCCCGGCGCACCCGCGAACGGTGGACCGTCTCGAGGAGTACGGACTCCGCGAGCGCGCCGAACGCGAGTTCGAACTGCTCGAACCGCTCGGCTACCTCGATTTCGTTCGCCTGCTGGACGCGGCCGAGCGCGTCGCGACGGACTCCGGCGGCGTCCAGAAGGAAGCGTTCTTCGTCGAGACGCCCTGTGTCACCCTGCGGAACGAAACGGAGTGGACCGAGACGGTCGACAGCGGCTGGAACGTTCTCGTGGGGCCGAACGCCGATCGGATTCGCACGGCGCTTACGGCCGATCGGGACCCCGACTCGAACGTCCAGCCCTACGGAGACGGGCTGGCCAGCCGCCGCATCGTCAGCGCACTCGCACAGCGAGTCGACGACGTCGACCCGGAAACGGACGTCGAACCGGAACTGTCTCCGGTGACGTGA
- a CDS encoding phosphate ABC transporter permease: MLDLASIGLVLGGIVLLFAGAALSVYGVVLLGTVLGGSGGYLVGPSVAAAAGVDGVAATVAPVVLGAIGGGLAGYLLLSIAVAAMSFVVGTFVGATALAPLLVDGQWYLEWGAAIAIGVAAAVLGMILTKWTMGAITAFVGAAFASRSLTVDQFVAAREALHPEPLLFDVTAPLFLALVTLGLLSQIGLFKFGYVTRIARLMPGFKALPDRRRDESEPT; encoded by the coding sequence ATGCTCGACCTCGCCAGTATCGGACTCGTACTCGGCGGTATCGTCCTCCTGTTCGCCGGTGCCGCGCTCTCGGTGTACGGCGTCGTGCTCCTCGGGACGGTCCTGGGCGGCAGCGGCGGCTACCTCGTCGGCCCGTCCGTCGCCGCGGCTGCTGGCGTCGACGGCGTCGCGGCCACCGTCGCCCCGGTCGTCCTCGGGGCCATCGGCGGCGGCCTCGCCGGCTACCTCCTCTTGTCGATCGCGGTCGCCGCGATGAGTTTCGTCGTCGGAACCTTCGTCGGAGCGACCGCACTGGCGCCGCTCCTCGTCGACGGTCAGTGGTACCTCGAGTGGGGGGCCGCGATCGCGATCGGCGTCGCCGCGGCCGTTCTCGGAATGATCCTGACGAAGTGGACGATGGGGGCCATCACGGCGTTCGTCGGGGCCGCGTTCGCCTCCCGATCGCTCACCGTCGACCAGTTCGTCGCCGCGCGCGAGGCGCTGCATCCGGAGCCGTTGCTGTTCGACGTCACCGCCCCGCTGTTCCTCGCGCTCGTCACGCTCGGTCTCCTCTCGCAGATCGGCCTGTTCAAGTTCGGCTACGTGACGCGAATCGCCCGGCTGATGCCCGGATTCAAGGCGCTTCCCGATCGGCGGCGGGACGAGTCCGAACCGACGTAG
- a CDS encoding cupin domain-containing protein, whose translation MSIDRYAEVVSDLDPAEGDVETGELVVTDDVLVKVFALGPDAELDPHEHAESTNVFHVLEGSATVLQDGESERVDAPGVVLHERGVVHGARNETDETVILTASLCPLPS comes from the coding sequence ATGTCGATCGATCGCTACGCGGAGGTCGTCTCGGATCTCGATCCCGCAGAAGGCGACGTCGAGACCGGCGAACTGGTCGTCACGGACGACGTACTCGTGAAAGTATTCGCACTCGGCCCGGACGCGGAACTCGATCCGCACGAACACGCCGAGAGCACGAACGTCTTTCACGTCCTCGAGGGGTCGGCCACCGTCCTCCAGGACGGGGAGAGCGAGCGGGTCGACGCGCCCGGCGTCGTCCTCCACGAACGGGGGGTCGTCCACGGTGCACGGAACGAGACTGACGAGACCGTGATCCTCACTGCCAGTCTGTGTCCGTTGCCGTCGTAG